One Armatimonadota bacterium genomic window carries:
- the secD gene encoding protein translocase subunit SecD, whose product MQRRKSFYFLLIVLALAALALLGDFKLKTIFGLDITGGTRLTYRLEITKDLEGKVSMEEARGQIIKVLQRRAMGMGAAEPLVAAKGDDQVIVELPGETDIQKAREVMGTSARMEFYHARNVVSGQDQKRTYMPAASENPNDPLVHFVRVSDGKKVEPKSDEYKEMIQGWTLILAGTDVKDAKAEPKPGGDGYQPLMEFSVDGQRKMSAWSTRYFGKEEPLAVVLDGKVLSIANMKKDTRLEQNCVTEGNFTNQYVLALVDLINGGSLPANLHELGAYNVSATIGATAYNKILTAGIIAFSIISVYLIVYYAFAGFVAFLALLLYTGLTLAALKFINATFSLAAIAGFILSVGMAVDANILVFERFKEEMKNGRSLHAAIEIGFKRALPAIVDSNACTILTCLVLSNIGTGPVKGFATTLIIGVVISLFTAVTVTRSLLFFFVDSGIGDHEKWYAIDRDWFGAFLKKTDGVMPVLQKSKKWFLISAITVVFGMLFVPAGGFKLNVELQGGSEAQYSVGANVTEKMIGDSLDKAGYKGSTVKFGSETDKGRVAIISVPEEALKNVADKDRATTIATAAGIPDAHFEGIQTVGPTLQKEVQISAITGVAVSILLIIGYLAFRFGFSVGGFKGGLKFGLSAIGALFHDILVVIFMAAFFGFVFKWDISSLFLTAMLTIIGFSVHDTIVIFDRIRENLHHPEAGEDLEHLMNRSITQSFSRSLNTSGTVIVTLLILVLFGTPTPDLKFFVVTMLIGIVSGTYSSIYNASPILYLWDKATVKKQGEGAGLVGLAKAEIKRSASVRSSTHQTVPRTQANTSETGRSYGQVRRRAKDTVKDSWKEID is encoded by the coding sequence TTGCAACGCCGTAAAAGCTTCTACTTCCTTTTAATTGTCCTCGCGCTAGCAGCTCTGGCGCTCCTGGGCGATTTCAAACTAAAAACGATTTTTGGTCTCGACATCACGGGTGGAACTCGTCTGACCTACCGACTCGAGATCACAAAGGACCTCGAAGGCAAGGTTTCCATGGAAGAAGCCCGAGGTCAGATCATCAAGGTCCTCCAGCGTCGAGCCATGGGCATGGGTGCCGCTGAGCCATTGGTTGCCGCCAAGGGCGACGATCAGGTGATTGTCGAACTCCCCGGCGAAACCGATATCCAAAAGGCCCGTGAGGTCATGGGTACCAGTGCGCGCATGGAGTTCTACCACGCCCGCAACGTCGTTTCTGGTCAAGACCAGAAGCGAACGTACATGCCGGCTGCGAGCGAGAATCCCAACGACCCGCTGGTTCACTTTGTCAGAGTCAGTGACGGCAAGAAAGTTGAGCCGAAATCTGACGAATATAAGGAGATGATTCAGGGGTGGACCCTAATTCTCGCCGGTACCGACGTCAAGGATGCCAAAGCCGAACCCAAACCAGGCGGCGACGGTTACCAGCCGCTGATGGAATTCAGTGTTGACGGCCAGCGAAAGATGTCCGCTTGGAGCACCCGCTACTTCGGCAAAGAGGAGCCGTTGGCGGTCGTTCTCGATGGCAAGGTCCTTAGCATCGCGAACATGAAGAAGGATACGCGGCTCGAACAGAACTGCGTAACCGAAGGCAACTTCACCAACCAATACGTTCTTGCTCTGGTCGATCTCATCAACGGTGGTTCGCTACCAGCGAACCTGCACGAGCTTGGCGCTTATAACGTCAGCGCCACCATCGGTGCTACGGCGTACAACAAGATTCTCACTGCGGGAATCATCGCGTTCTCGATCATCAGCGTCTACCTGATCGTTTACTACGCTTTCGCTGGCTTCGTCGCCTTCCTCGCCCTACTTCTCTACACTGGCTTGACCTTGGCGGCTCTGAAATTCATCAATGCCACCTTCTCGCTTGCGGCCATTGCGGGCTTTATCTTATCGGTAGGCATGGCGGTCGACGCGAATATTCTCGTCTTTGAACGCTTTAAGGAGGAGATGAAGAATGGCAGGTCGCTTCACGCGGCCATCGAGATAGGCTTCAAACGCGCTTTGCCGGCCATTGTCGACTCGAACGCCTGTACCATCCTCACTTGTTTGGTGCTTTCAAACATTGGCACGGGACCGGTTAAAGGCTTTGCCACGACCCTGATTATCGGCGTCGTCATTTCGCTCTTCACCGCGGTGACGGTCACCCGATCGCTCCTGTTCTTCTTTGTGGACTCCGGCATCGGCGACCACGAAAAGTGGTACGCCATCGACCGAGATTGGTTTGGCGCATTCCTGAAGAAGACCGATGGCGTCATGCCGGTTCTGCAGAAGTCCAAGAAGTGGTTCCTGATCTCGGCCATCACCGTCGTCTTCGGCATGCTGTTTGTCCCGGCGGGTGGCTTTAAGCTGAACGTTGAACTGCAGGGTGGTTCCGAGGCTCAGTACTCCGTTGGCGCAAACGTTACCGAAAAGATGATCGGCGACAGTCTGGACAAGGCTGGGTACAAAGGTTCGACCGTCAAGTTTGGTTCCGAAACGGATAAGGGCCGAGTCGCCATTATTTCGGTGCCGGAAGAAGCCCTGAAGAACGTTGCCGACAAGGATCGCGCGACAACCATCGCGACTGCGGCTGGCATCCCGGATGCGCACTTTGAAGGCATCCAGACGGTTGGTCCGACGCTACAGAAGGAAGTCCAGATCAGCGCTATCACCGGCGTCGCCGTATCGATCTTGTTGATCATCGGCTACCTCGCATTCCGGTTCGGCTTCTCGGTCGGCGGATTTAAGGGCGGCTTGAAGTTCGGTCTTTCGGCGATTGGCGCTCTATTCCACGACATCCTTGTCGTCATCTTCATGGCGGCGTTCTTCGGCTTCGTCTTCAAGTGGGACATCAGCTCTCTGTTCTTGACCGCGATGCTGACGATCATCGGCTTCTCGGTTCACGATACGATTGTTATCTTCGACCGAATTCGTGAGAACCTGCATCATCCGGAAGCGGGTGAAGACCTGGAGCACCTGATGAACCGATCGATCACGCAGTCGTTCTCTCGATCGTTGAACACGTCGGGAACGGTTATCGTGACGCTCCTCATTCTGGTCCTCTTTGGAACTCCGACGCCGGACCTGAAGTTCTTCGTGGTTACGATGCTGATCGGTATTGTTTCCGGTACTTACTCTTCGATCTACAACGCCTCGCCGATTCTCTATCTCTGGGATAAGGCGACCGTCAAGAAGCAGGGTGAGGGCGCTGGATTGGTTGGCCTCGCCAAGGCAGAGATCAAGCGGTCGGCTTCGGTTCGCTCCTCGACTCACCAGACGGTGCCGCGAACGCAAGCCAATACGAGCGAAACGGGACGGTCGTATGGCCAGGTCCGACGCCGTGCCAAGGACACTGTCAAGGACAGCTGGAAAGAGATCGACTAA
- a CDS encoding 2-oxo acid dehydrogenase subunit E2 — MRVEILMPELGESVHEGTVSRWLKNVGDAVKEDEPVVEIMTDKVNTELQAPASGVLAEIAIPEGSPVKVFEAMGFIETEGGAVASAPKAEAKPEPVKETAPAAASPAPVIEPVSAGSGEKKWYTPVVRAMAKEHQLTEATLASIVGSGDGGRVTKKDVESYLQSGGTPKAAPTAAPQPKPVAPTVAGPDQEVIPLVGMRKMIADHMVRSSQVPTVSTVTEVDVTNMVQFREKNKESFQSTYGVKLTYTPFFIKALTEALLEFPGVNSALQADGNVLKNNAVHMGVAVALGAKGEGGLIVPVIKDCHKKTLIDIAKDLEGIAKKARSNSLKPEDVQGGTFTLTNPGTYGALFGTPMINAPQAGILGTYAIKKMPVIINDMIAIRSVMHLVLTYDHRIIDGMAAGAFLASVRDKLQNFDFFK; from the coding sequence ATGCGCGTAGAGATCTTGATGCCCGAGCTTGGCGAGTCCGTTCACGAAGGAACCGTCAGCCGCTGGCTTAAGAACGTTGGCGATGCGGTCAAGGAAGACGAGCCGGTCGTTGAGATCATGACGGATAAGGTGAATACCGAACTCCAAGCCCCTGCCTCGGGAGTGTTGGCCGAAATCGCCATCCCCGAAGGCTCCCCCGTCAAAGTGTTCGAAGCCATGGGCTTCATCGAAACCGAGGGCGGTGCGGTTGCGTCCGCTCCAAAGGCGGAAGCCAAGCCCGAGCCAGTTAAGGAAACGGCTCCGGCGGCGGCATCTCCTGCGCCCGTGATCGAGCCGGTATCGGCCGGTTCGGGCGAGAAGAAGTGGTACACCCCGGTCGTGCGCGCCATGGCCAAGGAACATCAGCTTACAGAAGCGACCCTGGCGAGCATCGTCGGTTCGGGCGATGGTGGACGCGTCACCAAGAAGGATGTCGAGAGCTACCTGCAGTCCGGCGGAACGCCGAAAGCGGCTCCGACAGCCGCACCCCAACCCAAGCCGGTGGCGCCGACTGTTGCAGGTCCCGATCAGGAGGTCATTCCTCTGGTTGGCATGCGCAAGATGATCGCCGACCACATGGTGAGGTCTTCGCAGGTTCCCACGGTTTCCACAGTCACCGAAGTGGACGTGACCAACATGGTGCAGTTCCGCGAGAAGAACAAAGAGTCGTTCCAATCCACCTACGGTGTCAAGCTCACCTACACGCCGTTCTTCATCAAGGCGCTGACCGAGGCGCTTCTGGAATTTCCTGGCGTCAACTCCGCCTTGCAGGCGGACGGAAACGTCCTGAAGAACAACGCCGTGCATATGGGCGTCGCCGTCGCGCTTGGCGCAAAGGGCGAGGGCGGCCTGATCGTTCCCGTCATCAAGGACTGCCACAAGAAGACGTTGATCGACATTGCAAAAGACCTCGAAGGCATCGCCAAGAAGGCTCGAAGCAACTCGCTGAAGCCGGAAGACGTGCAGGGCGGAACGTTTACCCTCACCAACCCGGGCACGTACGGCGCGCTCTTCGGTACGCCAATGATCAATGCTCCGCAAGCCGGAATCCTCGGTACGTACGCCATCAAGAAGATGCCTGTCATCATCAACGATATGATCGCGATTCGGTCGGTGATGCACCTGGTTCTGACCTACGATCACCGGATCATCGATGGAATGGCGGCAGGGGCCTTTTTGGCAAGCGTGCGAGACAAGCTCCAGAATTTCGATTTCTTCAAATAA
- the kdsA gene encoding 3-deoxy-8-phosphooctulonate synthase, with protein sequence MTPFSVGNFTVGDGSLTIIGGPCLAESLALCEEVAGVTAEACKKLGLNYIFKASFDKANRTSGGSVRGFGIGEGLGIIHSVGKRFGLPTTTDIHLPDQAQVAAEVVDVLQIPAFLCRQSDILEAAAKTGKPVNVKKGQFLAPHDTKNIVAKLQSFDSKGIMLTERGTTFGYNTLIVDMPGLEVMRSLGVPVCFDATHSAQRPGGAGTATDGVRESIPAMVRAAIAVGVDALFLEVHPDPDKALSDSATQWKLSRIMEILEPAVAIHSALKG encoded by the coding sequence GTGACGCCCTTTTCGGTTGGAAATTTCACCGTCGGTGACGGTTCACTCACGATCATCGGCGGACCTTGTCTTGCCGAATCTCTCGCTTTGTGTGAAGAGGTGGCTGGTGTTACGGCCGAGGCATGTAAGAAACTGGGCCTCAACTATATTTTCAAAGCATCCTTTGATAAGGCCAATCGCACCTCGGGTGGTTCGGTTCGCGGGTTTGGAATCGGCGAGGGCCTCGGAATCATTCATTCGGTCGGGAAGCGGTTCGGCCTACCGACCACCACGGACATCCACTTGCCCGACCAAGCTCAGGTCGCAGCCGAGGTGGTTGATGTTCTTCAGATCCCGGCTTTTCTCTGTCGTCAGTCCGATATTCTTGAGGCGGCCGCGAAGACTGGCAAGCCTGTCAACGTAAAGAAGGGCCAGTTCTTGGCTCCGCACGACACCAAGAATATCGTTGCCAAGCTCCAGTCGTTTGATTCGAAAGGAATCATGCTGACCGAGCGCGGGACGACCTTTGGCTACAACACGTTGATCGTCGATATGCCCGGCCTGGAAGTGATGCGCTCGCTCGGAGTTCCGGTTTGCTTCGACGCGACGCACTCGGCCCAGCGGCCCGGCGGAGCAGGAACGGCGACCGACGGAGTCCGCGAGAGCATTCCGGCGATGGTGCGCGCGGCGATCGCCGTGGGCGTCGACGCCCTGTTCTTGGAAGTTCATCCCGATCCCGACAAAGCTTTGAGCGACTCGGCTACGCAATGGAAGCTGTCTCGGATCATGGAAATCCTCGAACCTGCGGTCGCAATCCACTCAGCGCTCAAGGGCTAA
- a CDS encoding GTPase Era, producing the protein MAHRFGHVAVVGQPNVGKSTLINFIVGHKVSIVSSKPQTTRKRVMGIVTRPEYQIAFIDTPGIHEPHNRLQRSMVEQARGSLDGIDVILVVVDGAKAPDEIDESIAKLVRTNKSVPVVLCLNKMDHLKAEHVVRHVEAYGEMFGTDEYMLTTATKGQNVGKLLDIVLSHLPERAPFYPEDEFTDQTARFIAAEYVREKILLKTRQEVPHATAVVVESWDERADGIVHISASIIVDKDSQRAILLGKHGQFIKTVGTEARADLEEMLGHQVFLELHVRVQAGWRQNPRMLHELDYDG; encoded by the coding sequence ATGGCGCATCGATTCGGCCATGTCGCCGTTGTTGGTCAGCCGAACGTCGGCAAGAGCACGCTCATCAATTTCATCGTCGGCCACAAGGTCAGTATCGTCAGTAGCAAGCCCCAGACCACGCGCAAGCGTGTGATGGGGATTGTGACCAGACCCGAATACCAAATCGCCTTCATCGACACGCCGGGTATCCATGAACCCCATAACCGCCTTCAGCGGTCGATGGTCGAGCAAGCCCGTGGCTCGCTAGACGGTATCGACGTTATCTTGGTTGTCGTGGATGGAGCCAAGGCACCCGACGAAATCGATGAATCGATCGCCAAGCTGGTCCGGACCAACAAGTCCGTGCCCGTCGTCCTGTGCCTTAACAAAATGGACCACCTCAAGGCGGAGCACGTCGTGCGCCACGTCGAAGCCTACGGCGAGATGTTTGGGACCGACGAATACATGCTGACGACTGCCACTAAGGGGCAGAACGTCGGCAAGCTCCTGGATATCGTCTTGAGCCACCTGCCGGAGCGAGCACCGTTCTATCCCGAAGACGAATTCACCGACCAAACGGCACGGTTTATCGCCGCTGAATATGTTCGAGAGAAAATCCTGTTGAAGACTCGGCAGGAAGTTCCGCACGCGACCGCGGTAGTCGTCGAGAGTTGGGATGAGAGAGCCGATGGTATCGTCCATATTTCCGCCTCGATCATCGTGGACAAGGACAGTCAGCGTGCCATTCTCCTTGGCAAGCACGGTCAGTTCATCAAAACCGTTGGCACCGAAGCTCGGGCAGATTTGGAAGAAATGCTCGGTCACCAAGTCTTCTTGGAACTGCATGTGCGGGTCCAGGCCGGTTGGCGACAGAACCCGCGCATGCTCCACGAGCTTGACTACGACGGCTAG
- a CDS encoding prepilin-type N-terminal cleavage/methylation domain-containing protein has product MKNRAFTLIELLVVIAIIAILAAILFPVFAQAKVAAKKASDISNLKQIGTATYIYTGDNDDLLPDVPVYNAETETYIFAAKLQPYTKNRQIWKNPSSPYTEGSIQHALFDEQIVLWGQSYAKAPNDPCVAIGNSIYGTGLTYQSSYQRWKDIYPETDYMLNPDMWGYKGGGCPTGGGTGGYSHPGANMTSGPGGGDGLNGIGPASATFTSVAKAIMLIDGPTHKNWEFGDTLGPTVWGQNYKGMYPESSNAMFFDSHVKNLKWGALHPNGLTEQNDAWKCANCNNEQYVSPASDAGTLWVFWGTSLANANNQ; this is encoded by the coding sequence ATGAAAAATCGAGCTTTCACGCTCATCGAACTACTCGTCGTTATCGCGATCATCGCGATTCTCGCCGCGATCCTCTTCCCGGTCTTCGCCCAGGCGAAGGTTGCCGCTAAGAAGGCATCCGACATTTCCAACCTGAAGCAGATTGGTACCGCCACCTACATTTACACGGGTGACAATGACGACCTACTGCCGGACGTTCCCGTCTACAACGCTGAAACCGAAACCTACATTTTTGCCGCCAAGCTTCAGCCGTACACCAAGAACCGACAGATTTGGAAGAACCCGTCCAGCCCGTACACCGAAGGATCCATCCAGCACGCTCTGTTCGATGAGCAGATCGTTCTTTGGGGTCAATCCTACGCCAAAGCGCCGAACGATCCGTGCGTTGCTATCGGTAACAGCATCTACGGAACTGGTTTGACCTACCAAAGCTCCTATCAGCGATGGAAGGACATCTATCCAGAGACCGACTACATGCTGAACCCGGATATGTGGGGCTATAAGGGCGGCGGCTGTCCGACCGGCGGCGGTACGGGTGGCTACTCGCACCCCGGCGCAAACATGACCTCGGGTCCTGGTGGTGGCGACGGCCTTAACGGCATCGGCCCGGCTAGCGCGACGTTCACGAGCGTTGCCAAGGCGATCATGCTGATCGACGGTCCGACCCACAAGAACTGGGAGTTCGGCGACACGCTTGGCCCGACGGTTTGGGGACAGAACTACAAGGGTATGTATCCTGAGAGCTCGAACGCGATGTTCTTCGACAGCCACGTCAAGAACCTGAAGTGGGGCGCTCTTCACCCGAACGGCCTGACCGAGCAGAACGATGCTTGGAAGTGCGCGAACTGCAATAACGAGCAGTACGTCTCGCCGGCAAGCGACGCAGGAACCCTTTGGGTCTTCTGGGGCACCAGTCTGGCTAACGCCAACAACCAGTAA
- a CDS encoding 2-isopropylmalate synthase, whose product MSTRVYVFDTTLRDGEQSPGVRLSLDEKLEIGHQLVRLGVDIIEAGFPISSPGDFESVNTLARELKGVTICGLTRARQKDIEVAAEALQPAERRRIHTGLGVSENHLVYKLKMSKEEALETGVKAVKCARQFTDDIEYFMEDSGRADLDYVYKVVEEVIKAGATVINVPDTTGFTYPTEYYSLMKGIVDNVPNIDKAILSCHCHNDLGMATANTLSGVLGGARQVEVTVNGIGERAGNTALEEVVMAMYIRRDKFDMATRIDTTQLIQTSQMVSRLTGMMVQRNKAVVGANAYAHSSGIHQDGVLKERSTYEIIDPSLVGALKSEIVLTARSGRHGLKHRLQELGYEFTPERFEQIYARFLEIADTVKEVNDEHLRELVAS is encoded by the coding sequence ATGAGTACACGAGTTTATGTCTTCGACACAACGCTGAGAGATGGTGAGCAGAGCCCTGGGGTTCGACTCAGCCTTGACGAAAAGCTGGAGATCGGACATCAACTAGTGCGCCTAGGCGTGGACATCATCGAGGCCGGATTTCCCATTTCCTCGCCCGGCGACTTCGAGAGCGTGAACACCCTCGCTCGCGAATTGAAAGGCGTCACGATTTGCGGCCTGACGAGGGCTCGCCAGAAGGACATCGAAGTGGCGGCCGAGGCACTTCAACCCGCCGAGCGACGCCGCATCCATACCGGTTTGGGTGTGAGCGAAAACCACCTGGTTTACAAGCTCAAGATGAGTAAGGAAGAGGCGCTTGAGACCGGCGTGAAGGCCGTCAAGTGCGCCCGCCAGTTCACCGACGACATCGAGTACTTCATGGAAGACTCCGGCCGAGCCGATCTCGACTACGTTTATAAGGTGGTCGAAGAAGTCATCAAGGCCGGGGCCACGGTCATCAACGTGCCCGACACGACCGGCTTCACCTACCCGACCGAGTACTACAGCCTCATGAAGGGGATCGTCGACAACGTTCCCAACATCGATAAGGCGATTCTGAGTTGCCACTGCCACAACGACCTCGGCATGGCCACGGCCAATACCCTCAGCGGAGTTTTGGGCGGCGCAAGGCAAGTCGAGGTGACCGTCAATGGCATCGGCGAACGGGCCGGTAACACCGCGCTCGAAGAGGTCGTGATGGCGATGTACATTCGACGCGATAAGTTCGATATGGCGACGCGAATCGACACCACCCAGCTCATCCAGACTTCGCAGATGGTATCTCGGCTGACGGGCATGATGGTTCAGCGCAACAAGGCGGTGGTGGGCGCAAACGCCTACGCCCATAGCAGCGGCATCCACCAGGACGGTGTCCTGAAGGAACGTTCGACATACGAAATCATCGATCCGTCGCTGGTCGGCGCGCTGAAGAGCGAAATCGTGCTGACGGCGAGGTCAGGCCGACACGGCCTGAAGCACCGACTTCAGGAGCTTGGATACGAGTTCACGCCGGAGCGGTTCGAGCAGATTTACGCTCGATTCCTAGAGATCGCCGACACCGTAAAGGAAGTCAACGATGAGCACCTGCGCGAACTCGTTGCCAGTTAG
- a CDS encoding sigma-70 family RNA polymerase sigma factor, which translates to MAELTWNAIEALAISRDRDRAFQRDFDSIRELVFKLSYALTLDHSLAEDLAQDVLIKIWQHRERLASFDQPEAWIAKVVANKAKSLWRRRPKWVPIPPNAAVPGEQDPQLIELRTIIASLKDDFREVILLVAVYGFSYAEAGQALGIPEGTVASRFSHAKKELQRRMGE; encoded by the coding sequence ATGGCCGAACTTACCTGGAATGCCATCGAAGCCTTGGCGATCTCGCGGGATCGGGACCGCGCCTTTCAGCGCGACTTTGACTCGATCCGAGAATTAGTTTTCAAGCTTTCCTACGCCCTGACCCTCGATCACTCTTTGGCCGAAGATTTGGCCCAAGACGTACTGATCAAGATTTGGCAGCACCGGGAACGGCTGGCCTCGTTTGACCAACCCGAGGCTTGGATTGCCAAGGTCGTAGCGAACAAAGCCAAGTCTCTTTGGCGAAGGCGTCCGAAGTGGGTTCCGATTCCGCCCAACGCGGCCGTCCCCGGGGAGCAGGACCCGCAGTTGATCGAGCTTCGAACGATCATCGCCAGCCTGAAAGACGACTTTCGTGAGGTGATTCTGCTCGTGGCTGTCTATGGATTCTCCTATGCGGAAGCTGGGCAAGCGCTGGGGATTCCTGAGGGTACCGTTGCCAGCCGGTTCAGCCATGCCAAGAAAGAGCTGCAGAGGAGGATGGGTGAATGA
- a CDS encoding FeS-binding protein encodes MTSVLVNVSGGSDAAKEPWIWRICKDFNVKVNIVKANVDTDYGSMQIELSGAIEDIQRTIAWLMTTGLHVESQQRAVGA; translated from the coding sequence ATGACTTCGGTGCTGGTAAACGTGTCTGGTGGTAGCGATGCCGCCAAAGAGCCTTGGATTTGGCGAATCTGCAAAGACTTTAACGTCAAGGTCAACATCGTAAAGGCAAACGTGGACACCGACTACGGCTCCATGCAGATCGAGCTTTCTGGAGCAATCGAAGACATCCAGCGAACGATTGCTTGGCTCATGACCACAGGCCTCCACGTCGAATCTCAACAACGCGCTGTCGGTGCATGA
- a CDS encoding phenylalanine 4-monooxygenase, with the protein MSTTTNNGVRGLTTTEAPFIEDAKAHGQLYIHQPFELYTESNHEAWRQLYARMLPRWQKYANEHFLKGISSLCLDPNQVPKLEDVNRFLNPLTGFKAKAVAGYVPAFLFFDCLRNRDFPTTITIRRADKLDYLPEPDIFHDIAGHVPMHTDKAFADTLVRFGELAHLAAEIGSGIKDESEKLLRLESIIKAMARFFWFTIEFGLMKGKDGLKVYGSGLLSSYGEIEHCIESPHVQRYPIQLEWVINQYFEIDHYQPLLFWVESFDHLFSLVDELEHWMKDGRLDNVSPGEPLVNEEDLKSFMNAGDIALANASGSVN; encoded by the coding sequence ATGAGCACGACGACGAACAATGGCGTTCGAGGTTTAACCACCACCGAGGCTCCTTTCATCGAGGATGCCAAAGCCCACGGCCAACTGTACATTCATCAGCCGTTTGAACTGTACACCGAGTCTAACCACGAGGCTTGGCGTCAGCTCTATGCTCGCATGCTTCCCCGGTGGCAGAAGTACGCCAACGAGCATTTTCTGAAAGGAATTTCGTCGCTATGTCTCGACCCGAACCAGGTTCCGAAGCTCGAAGACGTTAACCGATTTTTGAATCCTTTGACCGGATTCAAGGCGAAAGCCGTCGCAGGCTACGTTCCGGCTTTTCTCTTCTTCGACTGCTTGCGAAACCGCGATTTTCCGACAACGATCACGATTCGCCGGGCCGACAAACTCGACTACCTGCCTGAGCCGGACATTTTTCACGACATCGCTGGGCACGTGCCGATGCACACCGACAAGGCGTTTGCCGATACACTGGTTCGATTTGGCGAACTTGCCCACTTGGCCGCCGAGATCGGATCGGGAATCAAGGACGAGAGCGAGAAACTCCTCCGACTGGAAAGCATCATCAAAGCGATGGCTCGGTTCTTCTGGTTCACCATCGAATTCGGCCTAATGAAAGGGAAGGATGGCCTCAAGGTCTACGGAAGCGGGCTACTAAGTTCGTACGGAGAAATCGAGCACTGCATCGAGTCGCCCCACGTCCAGCGTTACCCGATCCAACTGGAGTGGGTGATCAACCAATACTTTGAAATCGATCACTATCAGCCGCTCTTGTTCTGGGTCGAATCCTTCGACCACCTGTTCTCGCTTGTCGATGAACTTGAGCATTGGATGAAGGATGGCCGTCTCGACAACGTCTCGCCTGGCGAGCCCCTGGTCAATGAGGAAGACCTCAAGAGTTTCATGAATGCGGGCGACATTGCATTAGCCAACGCATCAGGCTCGGTAAACTAA